The Clostridium beijerinckii genomic sequence CTCTGTTTCCATTAACCCCAAGGGCTTTTGCATATGGATCTACAACTTCTCTTTCATTTCCACTATTAATTATTAAGTAATTATAAAATTCACCTTCAAGATCTCTTTTCACCTCTATGTTCCAAGTTCCTTGTACTCCTCGATTCATGTCTAATATTTCTTCTGGTGCATTTGTATAATTCTTTTCATCCTTTCCAAACAGCGCCAGTCGAACATTATTTGCATTTGGTGCCCAAACTATAAATTTTGTACCATCTTTACAATATTCTGCACCAAGATTCCCATCATAGTTATTGTACTCATTATCTAATAAATTCATTATATTATTACCCCTTTTACTAGTTTTATTAAATGTTTTTCATGTAAATAATATTTACCCTATCCATATATTCTTAAATTCTAGCAGATTATCTCCATGTTACTTTCTTAATTCTGTTATTATTTTACCCGAAAATGCTGGGACCACTATGCTTGTTTCATTAGCATTAATCACTATTTCATTTTCATCTAATAAATCAATACCTTTTTCGAAGGGTAATTTAAATTCTAAAACACTTTCTTTATCAGATAAATTTAATATTACAAAAACTCTATCATTATCAGTATTTCTAGAAAATATGAATTGTTCATTCTTAACAACCACTTGTTCATAATCCCCATATTTTAAAGCTTCACTATTAATTCTAATATTACCTAACTTTTTAATTAATTCAAATAACTTATCATCTTGTTCATCTATTTTTCCAAATTCTAATTCTGGTCTTAAAGGTAAGTCTGTACCATTTCCTTTAACTCCCTTAAGACCATATTCACTCCCATAATATACACTTGGCACACCAGGCATTGTATAAAGCAATATATATGAATTATATATATATTCTGGTTTTTTTAGTGTACTTGCTAGTCTGTTAACATCATGATTATCAACGAAGTTATATAGACATAAATTTTTATAAATTCCACCTGTGCCAAATAATCTATTTAATGAATATGCAATTTCAAAGTAGTTCTTATCATTATGACTTGAATAAATTCCCTTATAGCATTCATAATTTGTCACAGAATCTAGACTTTCAGTATTTGCCCATCTGTTATAATCTCCATGAATAACTTCGCCCATTAACCAAAAATCCTTCTTCTTTCCTTCTACAAATCTCTTTAAAACTTTAAAAAACTCAAAATCAATGCTATCAGCTGCATCTAATCTTAACCCATCTATATTAAATTCATCTATCCATGTACTTACAGCCTGTAGCAAATGATTTATAACTTCTTCATTTTTCAAATTAAGTTTGACTAAATCATAACAGCCATTCCAGCTTTGATAATTAAATTCATCCCCCATTGGACTTTTGCTATTGAAATTTAAATCTGCAAACCAGCTACAATACTTAGAATTTACTCCGTTTATCTGAACATCTTTAAATGCCCAAAATTCTCTTCCTACATGATTAAATACCCCATCTAAGATTATTCTTATATCATTCTTGTGTAACTGCTCACATACTTCTTTAAAATCCGCATTAGTTCCAAGTCTTTCATCAACTTTGTAGTAATCCTTGGTATCATAACCATGATAACTCGACTGAAAAA encodes the following:
- a CDS encoding alpha-amylase family glycosyl hydrolase translates to MNLWIRESIFYQFYTLGFCGVLEPGKVYDKKNRLNKIEKWIPHLKEMRINAVYFSPIFQSSYHGYDTKDYYKVDERLGTNADFKEVCEQLHKNDIRIILDGVFNHVGREFWAFKDVQINGVNSKYCSWFADLNFNSKSPMGDEFNYQSWNGCYDLVKLNLKNEEVINHLLQAVSTWIDEFNIDGLRLDAADSIDFEFFKVLKRFVEGKKKDFWLMGEVIHGDYNRWANTESLDSVTNYECYKGIYSSHNDKNYFEIAYSLNRLFGTGGIYKNLCLYNFVDNHDVNRLASTLKKPEYIYNSYILLYTMPGVPSVYYGSEYGLKGVKGNGTDLPLRPELEFGKIDEQDDKLFELIKKLGNIRINSEALKYGDYEQVVVKNEQFIFSRNTDNDRVFVILNLSDKESVLEFKLPFEKGIDLLDENEIVINANETSIVVPAFSGKIITELRK